The following coding sequences are from one Triticum dicoccoides isolate Atlit2015 ecotype Zavitan chromosome 4A, WEW_v2.0, whole genome shotgun sequence window:
- the LOC119285492 gene encoding probable NADH dehydrogenase [ubiquinone] 1 alpha subcomplex subunit 5, mitochondrial, with translation MFLRRILSGGGGLAAMRSARAVKETTGIVGLDVVPEARDVLIGLYTRTLKEIEAVPKDEGYRKAVESFTRYRLQICQEEEDWKRIEDRLGCGQVEELIEEAEDELKLIGKMIEWDPWGVPDDYECEVIEDDTPIPKHVPQHRPVALPEEFFKTLDAIKSDPALQGDSPPQVKS, from the exons ATGTTTCTGCGGCGGATCCTAAGCGGCGGGGGCGGGCTGGCGGCCATGCGCTCTGCGCGGGCGGTGAAGGAGACGACGGGGATCGTGGGTCTGGACGTGGTCCCCGAGGCGCGGGATGTGCTCATCGGGCTCTACACGCGCACCCTCAAGGAGATCGAGGCCGTCCCCAAGGACGAGGGCTACCGCAAGGCCGTCGAGTCCTTCACCCGCTACCGCCTCCAGATCTGCCAGGAGGAGGAGGACTGGAAGCGCATCGAGGACCGCCTCGGCTGCGGCCAGGTCGAGGAGCTCATCGAGGAGGCCGAGGACGAGCTTAAGCTCATCGGCAAGATGATCG AGTGGGATCCCTGGGGTGTTCCTGATGACTACGAATGCGAGGTGATTGAAGATGACACACCTATTCCCAAGCATGTTCCGCAGCACCGGCCCGTTGCACTACCTGAGGAGTTCTTCAAGACATTAGATGCCATCAAATCAGATCCAGCTCTGCAGGGCGACTCTCCTCCGCAAGTGAAGTCATGA